The following DNA comes from Gopherus flavomarginatus isolate rGopFla2 chromosome 5, rGopFla2.mat.asm, whole genome shotgun sequence.
CCAGCTATGGTTATGATAACCTCTTGCATGGTGTTAAAAAATCTTGTCATAGGCACCTCTTTTTCCACATTTTACATCAGTAGTGAATAAAGTGCAAACCATGGGCCAAAAGCACCCCAGGGAGTTCTATAATGGGGACATCCTCATCTTTAGTATGGAAGCATGACACAACGAGAACACAGTTCCCAGCCTCTCGATCCAAGCTGAAAGTCACTCAAATCAAAATGAAGTGTTACATGCTGAGAGATGTACTCTCTACTGTCTGCCCTTGTCATAATAAAGATGAGGGTGACTGCAATTTGGTCCGTTTTAGGCAAATTTGAGGTAGCCCACAGGTTTCTGGGAAGTTGCCTTTGCAACCCTCACTTGAGTAAATTTGTGTGCTTCTGCTTTAATCCTTGAATATATCTTTGTGTAGAGTGGGGATGGGGTAACTTCTCTTCTGGAAGGGATAACAAAGGTCAGTCTCGTAAaataacccccaaaacaaaagcattttttaaaaaggtatgtgAAATAGCTGCCACAGGGTTTGTGCTGAGCCCTACTCCCCGAAAATTATAAATCAGGgttaaaaactgaaattttctaaTATGAAAGAGCTTTCTAATGTGTTCTGATGGGCACCAGATGATATATCCCCCACTTATCCACAGAAAGAAAAGACCTTTCATTTTTTATCCAGGCTGGCATGCAATTCTGCCTCAGAGACCATCTTGTCAAAGGTGCGCATGTTCGTTTCCTCCCGCACCTTTTCCCGGATGTGGAAGGATGCCCGGGCAACCGACCTGGCATTTTCCAGGACAGTCTTCTTCTCCTTGAAGATCTGCTCACTCCTCTCTAGTTTCCTCTCAATGGACAGGAGGATCTCCCTGCGTCGGAAGTCCTCGTACTGCTCCACCTTCTGCTTGTTTACCTTCTGCATCTTCTCCTTCTCCAGGCGGCTTAGGATCACCTTGCGTGCTTTCTGTTGGACCACCTCCTCAGCCATCTGGGCAGCATGCTGGAGTTTCCTCTCTGTCGCTTTGGCCAGGGCCTCCAAGTGCTCCTTCTGCTCCCTCTCCTTCTTCTCGGCTGCCAGCTTGGCTCTCTGGATTTGCATCTCCTCCCGTTTAGCTTTCTCCCTTAGCTCTTGGTTCCTCTTCTCAATTAGCTGCTCATAGTTCTCCTGGGCCTTGTGCAGGTTAACCTCCAGGGAGGCCTTTAGCATCTCTTTCTCCTCTGCCTCTTGCCTGACCAGTTCCTTGAGCAGGGCTTCATGCTTCAGCTTCTCAGCTTGGTTGAGCAACTTcttttccttctgcagctgcagcTCTTTCTTCAGCTTCTTCTGTGCAGCAGTGGACAGCTTATCCTGCAACAGCTGTTCTTCTCGTTCCAGGAATTCTTTCTTGTCTTCTTCCTTTACCTTCAGGTTGTGCTCTTGATGGAGCTTCTTCTGCTTATCTTCCAGGATGGCTCTCTCTAGCTTATCCCTTTTCATTCTGTCTTGCTTCTCCGCCTGCTCCCTCCACCTCTCTTCGTACATCAGGCACTGCTTCTGCTTCATCATGGTAGCCTCCTTCTGCCCTTGGGTCAGCTTCCCACGGCGTTTCTCAACCTGGGACTCCCACATCTTTTGGCACTGCAGCAGAGCCCTCtgcttctctttctcttcctgctccctctgctgctccGCCCGTCGCCGCTGGCTGTCCCACTGGAGGTGGGCGGCATACCTCTGCTCGTTCAGGATGTTCTCCTCCTGGTGCTTGGCTATCATCAAGGCAGCTATCTTCCTGTCCCTCTTGGGCACCTCCTTGAGACCTTTCTTCTTCTTCACCTCCTTGACGATCTTCTCCACTTTCTTTGTGGTCTGTGGGGAGTGGCTCAGGTCCCCCAGGCTGAAGCTTCTGCCCACCAGGGAGTTCATGGCAGCCACCGTCCTAGTCCGAGGGGTCCCTTTGGGCCATCTGTCCCTAAAGCTTTCTCCGCTGTAGGACGAAGATGCCCCTGATTCTGAGGAGGTTTTGGTGGAGAACCCCTCTCTCCGTTTCTGCAGCGAGTCCAGGGAATGGCTCTTGGTCTTGGTCCCAGTTGGAGcccctgcccctggagctagagtgcAACTCCCATTGGTGGTGGTTTTGAAGGAGATCCTggcagctggggaggaagggaggctgCTTAGCATGAGGGGAGTGAAAatccttctcttctcctctcGGATAATCCTTTCTCTTTCCTCCCGGCACTGCTGCAGCTTCCTCTGCCGGTCCATCTCGTAGACCTCGTACAGGCCGGCTGCCACCCGCATGGACCTGCCCGGGGCCTCCCTCACCAGCTCACTCAGGGCCctgggcagcagctccaccggctTGACCGCGCACCGGGCGCACGCCtccagggagcgggggctggtgAGCACGTAGCGGCTGCCCTCGGCCTCCGGGCAGTCGAAGTTGAAGAGGTCCAAATGCAGCAGCGGGGACTGCTCGCGGCGCCTCCCTGGCTCCCCCGCGGGCGTTGGCGGCGGCGGACGCGGGGCCCCTTCGCCCGCCGCTGCCGGGGGCGCCCCATCTCCAGCTGCGCCGCCTGGGTCTGTGGATTTCTCCTCGCCCGGCTCCGCCGCCGGATCCACCATGCCTG
Coding sequences within:
- the CCDC177 gene encoding coiled-coil domain-containing protein 177: MHVCLGLGVGGKARGITLESQAHMHGEGCSPCRRMMLLCSAEKDKGFLPSSLLAEALHVSGGSGMVDPAAEPGEEKSTDPGGAAGDGAPPAAAGEGAPRPPPPTPAGEPGRRREQSPLLHLDLFNFDCPEAEGSRYVLTSPRSLEACARCAVKPVELLPRALSELVREAPGRSMRVAAGLYEVYEMDRQRKLQQCREERERIIREEKRRIFTPLMLSSLPSSPAARISFKTTTNGSCTLAPGAGAPTGTKTKSHSLDSLQKRREGFSTKTSSESGASSSYSGESFRDRWPKGTPRTRTVAAMNSLVGRSFSLGDLSHSPQTTKKVEKIVKEVKKKKGLKEVPKRDRKIAALMIAKHQEENILNEQRYAAHLQWDSQRRRAEQQREQEEKEKQRALLQCQKMWESQVEKRRGKLTQGQKEATMMKQKQCLMYEERWREQAEKQDRMKRDKLERAILEDKQKKLHQEHNLKVKEEDKKEFLEREEQLLQDKLSTAAQKKLKKELQLQKEKKLLNQAEKLKHEALLKELVRQEAEEKEMLKASLEVNLHKAQENYEQLIEKRNQELREKAKREEMQIQRAKLAAEKKEREQKEHLEALAKATERKLQHAAQMAEEVVQQKARKVILSRLEKEKMQKVNKQKVEQYEDFRRREILLSIERKLERSEQIFKEKKTVLENARSVARASFHIREKVREETNMRTFDKMVSEAELHASLDKK